TGGATGCGCGCCAGCAAAGGTCAACATGGTGTTTGCGTGTTCGGGCGCGTCGGACGTGGGCGGCATCACAGATCAGGCTGCGCGCAAACTCTCTCGCGAGAAAGTCGCTTCGATGAGCTGCGCCGCCGCGGTCGCCGCGGGAATTCCGGACATTCTCAAGAAAGTCCAGTCGGCGGACTCGGTTCTCGTGTTGGATGGTTGCGACCACGAATGTGCCGCCGTCGTGATGCGAAAGGGCGGCTTTGAGAAGTTCGCTCACGTTCGCTTGAAGGAGCTTGGTCTGGAGAAGGGCAAGTCGCCCGCGACGGAAGAGAATATTGCGAGGGTAACCGTTGCCTGCTCCGACGTGCTCGAAGGCAAGTCCAGCATCACGACATAGGTTCAAGATGGTGTACAGGGGAGCGGCCCAGATGCGAGTGGTGTTCTTGTGAATCGCCGCGCGAACAGGGCCGAGGGAGGTTCCGATGGTAGAAGGCGATAGTGCCCAAAGACGCTCATCACGAGGGGCTAGAAGTGCGGTCATC
Above is a window of Candidatus Hydrogenedentota bacterium DNA encoding:
- a CDS encoding putative zinc-binding protein, whose product is MVFACSGASDVGGITDQAARKLSREKVASMSCAAAVAAGIPDILKKVQSADSVLVLDGCDHECAAVVMRKGGFEKFAHVRLKELGLEKGKSPATEENIARVTVACSDVLEGKSSITT